The Delphinus delphis chromosome 7, mDelDel1.2, whole genome shotgun sequence genome includes a window with the following:
- the XIRP2 gene encoding xin actin-binding repeat-containing protein 2 isoform X1, with translation MFPMQKGSLNLLRQKWESSDYQKNECSPRGSRCRLFQPQENKLLEPEGEVASMPGPPDPPNLPRSVGEEMLSSEPEEKFPEDKSDNSRDYGRPEVLKEDSLSGRRRIERFSIALDELRSVFEAPRSGNRQAGPAEYGQKEVEIERNLYSPTFKSQPGSQSDDSVKDSDKKGEETPFEKMSPESGHSHIFEVTAGPSKPASGFAEDSAAQREGVSDLQEVVSLKERMARYQAAVSKGDCRSFSTNMLEESEMCTVPGGLARVKKQFEKDKIASSCNTFTQYQYQHQDRSEQEVIRSSQVDIAGHSQEMERNEQETSKAHKIDVLGTEMVSHLEKHTVEINQASPLHQYVQETVIDTPEDEEIPKVSTKFLKEQFEKSAQEKVLYSDKETTPTKQIKIENEHEETLKPSSIVGTSSTSSTSTSQRKETSTTRYSDHSATSSTLAQVNATSSEKADEFPPPPPDILQTPIDVTAFSQSPELPSPPRIPPVPKELYSKQRNLYELNRLYKHIHPELRKNLEKDYISEVSEIVSRQVNLGSSVSADVQQARYVFENTNDSSQKCLNSEREHLEWDEILKGEVQSMRWIFENQPLDSINNGSPDEDNISKGITDREIIAGGDVRYTTWMFETQPIDTLGDHSSVTEEYAEKIPELARGDVCTARWMFETKPLDSMHKMHQSQEESVVTAIKDITGGDVKTVRYMFETQHLDQLRHLHSVDEVHLLQLRSELKEIKGNVKRSIKCFETQPLYVIRDGSGQMLEIKTVHREDVEKGDVRRARWMFETQPLDTINKDITEIKVIRGISMEENVKGGVSRAKWLFETQPLEKIKEESEEVIIEKETVIGTDVSRKCWMFETQPLDILKEVPDADPLRSEEIIGGDVQTTKHLFETLPIKALKDSPDVGKLQKITTSEEEKGDVRHQKWIFETQPLEEIREDKKEYIRTVKLEEVDRGDVRNYTRIFESNNLIKFDASDKIEVEGVTRGAVELNKSLFETTPLYAIQDHLGKYHQVKTVQQEEILRGDVRSCRWLFETRPIDQCDESIHKFQIIRGISAQEIQTGNVKSAKWLFETQPLDAIKYFSNMEEVESKTEQATDIIKGDVKTCRWLFETQPMESLYEKVSLVTGSEEIHKGDVKACTWLFETQSLDSIKDDSEATVKLQTVKQEEIHGGDVRTACFLFETENLDSIKGEEGKEIKAVEMDIQAGDVSSLRHKFESQSLDSISSSSEEVLKKIKTLKTEDIQKGNVLNCRWLFENQPIDMIKESQEGDKLVKTVTDVQGGDVRKGCFIFETFSLDEIKEESDYISTKKTITEEAIKGDVKSYRMLFETHPLYAIRDGEGCYHEVTTVKKEEVIHGDVRGTRWLFETKPLDSINESETVYVIKSVTQEDIQKGDVSSVRYRFETQPLDQIAKEPHGIVPTVDYIQGGDVKTSKQFFESENLDKKTYIRTVSVNEIQKGNVKTSTWLFETHTLDELRGEGSGYENIKTVTQEDMQKGDVKQAVWLFENQTLDSIKEADESITKITKEEIPPSDVKTTTWLFETTPLHEFTESRVEKVEVIGKSIKETLEELYSQKVIEAPGIIIEADEVGDVRMAKYKLLNQASPEIQKEEIVRVDLRSIMVKLLSKRDCKKREILVSEEEKGNVNLTKTQLLNRSTEFHAEKEEIVSGDVQQAIKNLFSEEGSVKKGILIQEDERGDVHMTIYCLLHENAGDTIKREEVIGGDVKRTIHNLLSSISNNKISERVKIDASERGNVQFFTTCIETGALDYLRQLQTWSDETLTARKQEKEEDVIGGDVEGTKLLLKKRQSQVERTVNETDIIPGDVHNTVKVFLTEPQSTSCKSPKEEIIKGDLKSTLNSLSQAISQKTVAKTEEIIKGDMLATLKSLKESNQKWKESKQPDVVPGDIEKATECLEKTANTRMEILKKELIRDDLEASLRNLKEAQRAFKEVNKKSVIKEDVQSVMVGSEEEQKIESHQVAVQRDKTSVLQPRPGPFEPAARWQGGADILNQTRGKSCHGDLREERTEVHLPKAPKGTVKIVIDREQNNDALEKNLRRLSNSQHKAIKNVLGSGDRMGIWTDNTTEQHLRDEHVSGQLTSTVSVREHLKTKESETVREQKKDAVFTQSIDKTIGKQQTETCEVRNDHQKIEALPDKSPKHTKNTKTSTDTQSSKPSLTQGPVNKMAGETCEVSEDFQKQTLLKQEMQYSNKDIKKKNMTPQPVWQTLPVDQDMSNVTEVKVAQKSHNKFKATDKKQTDIHLKSQDFLTKTNTSKDLKMAMEMSFNPINCNPENNAKESEFPLPPPSPPSPLPSNSSAEIEFPLPPPPPFMMLPEKNVFLPSLSTEKIKAEFENFPGLPLPPPPEDEKFERECLAMFPPPPPPPAPSLKPAHLLSSSVQEKHSGAFIQYSQEEASSSQAKIITGKSGGRLPPPTLPKPKFPKQIADKKNHSSPKVELENSPPDMECKITPSKDQKRVIMASSSEHIETKQNVSRKSLDKRKQLSMDSTRSLSQAVPETSPPKEKLIAPLVKSHSFPAGSGQQSPKPYMRKFKTPLMIAEEKYRQQREELEKQKKQESSCYNLVKTESQNQNVSELKKEVLLQKTKEEVPLAGMDSGVTVAQTNPVSQSLSQVLGVCTDNQLSTTPAVTFTAKRLQRVPTASEDKDTVKKEVLQSSRDMIQSKSAREIKQSHQECRTQQTQQKKYLEQLHLPQSKPVSPSFKVKTIKLPTLDRKLNETSHSSESREKQAEVDVQTVTKQQYQETEKTEARTECSNKQLVAEKYYQLPTKEKTVTVKLPTESTEKSHESKLNIFHEKQKEFRESESGKLPGSEETIQGPPMIGPKKEKLVVERKQEHLNKSAQKVVKQKVTGAHLDSQTQNFHQTYIQTSESQGEQKKLPQPCNNLQEEKCLGVKGIQQKQVFSNTKDSKQEMTRDKSLFSSVRESQQEDGKCAVNILEFLRKREELQQILSRVKEFEAEPDKNGIKTFQMLLNIIPVWLLSEEKREYGLRIAMENNIEKIKEEIMHIKTQAEDRLVSCEKIIQTAMISSKAGKQRNKATSVNETLSKVSNADVSYNKNTEQKENTIVEKTEHHQVATHQEATAQHHVKTHQEIKLVDAKTSPPSLKTRPPSPTFITIESTARPTETSAKEKLSQSPEKDSFAEPSPRLVSQPPRILRANTSPSPPKSHSEQLVRLKDTTAKLSRGTVPGSSITPVPIVEKRTEIITSPATLRRQIKIEARGRDSPPTITIPISVNHADSGSFRESMEAQEEERKVGKRATYVHKDGVNSTKRRVPDTVSFDAVEIIRQVEKPHLSEHVQRYEAANRTAQVAENVMNDHENEINRWFRGFEDGLGFDAKSNRRVYANGEANHNIKQESRTFCKEEFGLSSLESASFTGFSHSHPRELQETMPVKPPSICSETRSLSELFSGVDAFESQAVGSRMMVSSSQGSEAGRSGFDFKHAPPTYEDVIAGHILDVSDSPTELRRNFQQTWQESERVFKNLGYATSDASATEMKTTFQEESAFMSETATPRQGNMYTLSEDGLSNGVPSSRQAEFS, from the exons GAGGTAATCCGTAGCAGCCAGGTCGACATTGCAGGACACAGccaggaaatggaaagaaatgaacaagaaaCTTCCAAAGCACACAAAATTGATGTTCTTGGAACAGAAATG GTCTCTCATCTTGAAAAACACACTGTGGAAATAAATCAAGCTTCTCCACTCCATCAATATGTTCAAGAAACAG TCATAGATACACCTGAGGATGAAGAGATTCCAAAGGTTTCaactaagtttttaaaagaacaatttgAAAAGTCTGCCCAGGAAAAGGTCCTTTATTCTGACAAAGAGACGACTCCAACCAAGCAGATTAAG ATTGAAAATGAACATGAAGAGACTTTAAAGCCATCATCAATTGTGGGTACCTCTTCCACTTCTTCCACTTCAACCAGCCAGAGGAAGGAAACATCAACCACAAGATACAGTGACCACAGTGCCACTTCCTCGACTCTGGCACAAGTTAATGCCACTTCTTCGGAAAAGGCAGATGaatttcctcctcccccacctgacATACTTCAAACTCCAATAGATGTGACAGCATTTTCCCAGTCCCCTGAACTCCCCAGCCCTCCTAGAATACCACCAGTCCCCAAAGAATTATATTCCAAGCAAAGAAATTTGTATGAATTAAACCGTTTATATAAACACATCCATCCTGAGTTAagaaaaaacttagaaaaagatTATATCAGTGAGGTTTCTGAGATTGTTTCTCGTCAAGTGAACCTGGGGAGCTCAGTTTCAGCAGATGTGCAGCAAGCCCGGTATGTTTTTGAAAATACGAATGACAGTTCTCAAAAATGTCTGAACTCGGAAAGAGAACACTTGGAGTGGGATGAAATTCTGAAGGGGGAAGTGCAGTCCATGAGATGGATCTTTGAGAATCAGCCATTAGATTCCATTAACAATGGCTCTCCAGATGAAGATAACATCTCCAAGGGCATCACTGATCGAGAAATCATTGCTGGTGGTGATGTGAGATATACAACATGGATGTTTGAAACCCAACCCATCGATACTCTGGGGGATCATTCTTCTGTCACTGAAGAATATGCTGAGAAAATTCCTGAGCTAGCCAGAGGAGATGTCTGCACAGCGCGGTGGATGTTTGAAACAAAGCCATTAGACTCAATGCATAAAATGCATCAAAGTCAAGAAGAATCAGTAGTAACTGCCATAAAGGACATAACCGGGGGGGATGTCAAGACTGTGAGATACATGTTTGAAACTCAACATCTGGATCAACTTAGACACCTTCACTCAGTAGATGAGGTGCACCTACTGCAACTCAGGTCTGAGCTCAAAGAAATTAAGGGAAATGTTAAGAGaagtataaaatgttttgaaactcaACCATTATATGTTATTAGAGATGGTTCAGGTCAAATGCTAGAAATTAAAACCGTTCACAGAGAAGATGTTGAAAAGGGGGATGTGAGAAGAGCACGTTGGATGTTTGAAACACAGCCCTTAGACACAATTAACAAGGATATAACAGAAATTAAAGTCATCAGAGGAATATCCATGGAAGAAAATGTCAAAGGTGGGGTGAGTAGGGCAAAGTGGTTATTTGAAACCCAACCTTTGGAGAAAATCAAAGAAGAGTCAGAAGAGGTCATCATTGAAAAGGAAACAGTAATAGGTACAGATGTCTCTAGAAAGTGTTGGATGTTTGAAACACAGCCATTAGATATTCTAAAAGAAGTTCCTGATGCAGACCCTCTAAGGTCTGAAGAGATAATAGGGGGTGATGTACAAACTACTAAGCATTTATTTGAAACACTtccaataaaggctttaaaagaTAGCCCTGATGTTGGAAAACTTCAAAAAATTACTACTTctgaagaagaaaagggggaTGTTAGGCACCAGAAATGGATTTTTGAAACCCAACCTCTGGAAGAGATTAGAGAAGATAAAAAAGAGTACATACGAACAGTGAAACTTGAAGAGGTTGACAGAGGAGATGTAAGGAATTACACACGTATCTTTGAATCAAACAACTTAATTAAATTTGATGCATCGGATAAAATAGAGGTGGAAGGAGTCACAAGAGGTGCTGTGGAGTTAAATAAATCACTCTTTGAAACAACACCATTGTATGCCATTCAAGATCACCTTGGAAAATATCATCAAGTAAAGACAGTCCAGCAAGAAGAAATCCTAAGAGGGGATGTAAGAAGCTGTAGGTGGCTTTTTGAAACAAGGCCCATTGACCAGTGTGATGAAAGCATTCATAAATTTCAGATAATTAGAGGAATATCTGCTCAAGAAATACAGACTGGAAACGTGAAATCTGCTAAGTGGCTGTTTGAAACCCAACCTCTTGatgcaattaaatattttagtaatatgGAAGAAGTAGAAAGTAAAACTGAACAAGCTACAGATATTATTAAAGGGGATGTCAAAACCTGTAGATGGCTTTTTGAAACCCAGCCAATGGAGTCTCTTTATGAAAAAGTTTCATTAGTGACTGGCAGTGAAGAAATTCATAAGGGAGATGTCAAAGCCTGTACTTGGCTCTTTGAAACTCAGTCACTTGATTCCATAAAAGATGACTCCGAAGCAACAGTCAAATTGCAAACTGTAAAACAGGAGGAAATCCATGGTGGGGATGTTCGTACAGCATGCTTTCTTTTTGAGACAGAAAATTTGGACAGCataaaaggagaagaaggaaaggaaatcaagGCCGTGGAAATGGATATCCAAGCTGGGGATGTCTCCAGCCTGCGGCATAAATTTGAAAGTCAGTCCTTAGATTCTATAAGTTCCAGTTCAGAGGAAGTTTTGAAAAAGATCAAAACCCTAAAGACTGAAGATATTCAGAAAGGCAATGTTTTAAACTGCAGGTGGCTTTTTGAAAACCAACCAATTGATATGATAAAAGAAAGCCAAGAAGGTGATAAATTAGTTAAGACAGTGACAGACGTACAAGGTGGAGATGTAAGAAAGGGGTGCTTTATTTTTGAGACCTTTTCTTTAGACGAGATTAAAGAAGAATCTGACTATATTAGCACCAAGAAAACAATTACTGAAGAAGCAATAAAGGGTGACGTAAAAAGCTACAGAATGCTCTTTGAAACCCATCCACTCTATGCAATTCGAGATGGAGAAGGGTGTTATCATGAAGTGACAACAGTTAAAAAGGAAGAGGTAATTCATGGAGATGTACGAGGGACAAGGTGGCTTTTTGAAACGAAACCATTAGACTCCATTAATGAATCAGAGACTGTGTATGTTATTAAATCTGTCACACAAGAAGACATTCAGAAGGGAGATGTTAGTTCTGTCAGATACAGATTTGAAACCCAGCCACTGGATCAGATTGCAAAAGAGCCACATGGTATTGTGCCCACTGTAGACTATATTCAAGGTGGGGATGTAAAGACAAGTAAACAATTCTTTGAGTCTGAAAACTTGGATAAGAAGACTTATATAAGAACAGTAAGTGTCAATGAAATACAAAAGGGCAATGTTAAAACATCTACTTGGCTATTTGAGACCCACACTCTAGATGAGCTGAGAGGAGAAGGGTCAGGATATGAAAATATCAAAACAGTCACCCAGGAAGATATGCAGAAAGGTGATGTGAAGCAGGCAGTATGGCTTTTTGAAAACCAAACTTTAGATTCTATTAAGGAAGCAGATGAAAGCATCACAAAAATCACCAAGGAAGAAATCCCTCCTTCTGATGTCAAGACAACTACATGGCTCTTTGAAACTACACCCCTTCATGAATTTACTGAAAGTAGGGTAGAAAAGGTGGAAGTTATTGGCAAGAGCATTAAAGAAACCTTAGAAGAACTCTACTCTCAAAAAGTTATTGAGGCTCCTGGAATCATCATTGAAGCTGATGAAGTTGGGGATGTTCGAATGGCAAAATACAAGCTCCTGAACCAAGCCTCTCCTGagatacagaaagaagaaatCGTCAGGGTTGACCTCAGAAGTATAATGGTGAAGCTACTTTCCAAACGAGACTGTAAGAAAAGAGAGATTTTGGTTAgtgaagaagagaagggaaacgTTAATTTGACCAAAACTCAATTATTAAACAGATCAACAGAATTTCAtgctgaaaaagaagagatagtGAGTGGTGATGTCCAACAAGCAATAAAAAACCTGTTCTCCGAGGAAGGATCTGTAAAGAAAGGCATTTTGATTCAGGAAGATGAAAGAGGTGATGTTCACATGACTATCTATTGTCTTCTTCATGAAAATGCTGGTGACACAATTAAGCGTGAAGAAGTAATAGGGGGTGATGTAAAACGTACCATTCATAATTTGCTATCTTCCAtatcaaacaataaaatatctgaaagggTTAAAATCGATGCCTCTGAGAGGGGAAATGTTCAGTTTTTTACAACATGCATAGAAACTGGAGCTTTGGATTATCTCAGACAGCTCCAGACATGGTCAGATGAAACACTAACAgctaggaaacaagaaaaagaggaagatgtAATTGGTGGCGATGTAGAAGGTACAAAACTGTTATTAAAGAAAAGGCAATCTCAGGTTGAACGTACTGTTAATGAAACTGACATCATCCCAGGAGATGTGCATAATACAGTTAAGGTTTTTCTGACAGAGCCTCAGAGTACATCTTGTAAGTCacccaaagaagaaatcataaaaggtGATTTGAAGTCAACCCTAAATTCCCTGAGCCAGGCCATAAGTCAGAAAACAGTggctaaaacagaagaaattataaaaggtGACATGCTGGCCACACTCAagtcactgaaggaatcaaaccaaaaatggaaagaatctAAACAGCCTGATGTCGTCCCTGGGGATATAGAGAAAGCTACTGAATGCCTTGAAAAGACTGCAAACACAAGGATGGAAATCCTGAAAAAGGAGCTTATCCGAGATGACCTTGAAGCATCATTAAGGAACCTAAAAGAAGCACAAAGAGCTTTCAAAGAGGTAAATAAAAAAAGTGTAATCAAAGAAGATGTGCAATCTGTGATGGTAGGATCTGAGGAAGAGCAGAAAATCGAGAGTCATCAGGTGGCTGTCCAGAGGGACAAAACAAGCGTTCTTCAGCCAAGACCAGGACCATTTGAGCCAGCAGCCAGGTGGCAGGGGGGAGCAGACATTCTTAATCAAACTAGAGGCAAATCTTGTCATGGGGatttaagagaagaaagaactgaGGTTCATCTTCCAAAAGCCCCCAAGGGCACCGTAAAGATTGTCATAGATCGTGAACAAAACAATGATGCTCTTGAGAAAAACCTTAGAAGGTTATCTAATTCACAGCACAAAGCTATTAAAAATGTGTTGGGATCAGGAGACAGAATGGGTATCTGGACTGATAACACAACAGAGCAACATCTTAGAGATGAACATGTGAGTGGACAACTGACTTCAACTGTGTCAGTTAGGGAACATCTAAAAACCAAGGAATCAGAGACAGTGAGAGAACAGAAGAAGGATGCTGTCTTTACCCAATCTATTGATAAAACAATTGGAAAGCAACAGACTGAAACTTGTGAAGTGAGGAATGACCACCAGAAGATTGAGGCTTTACCTGACAAGAGTCCTAAACATACCAAAAACACTAAAACATCAACAGATACACAAAGCTCTAAGCCCAGTTTAACCCAGGGTCCAGTCAACAAGATGGCTGGAGAAACATGTGAAGTTTCAGAGGACTTTCAGAAGCAGACTCTGTTAAAGCAAGAAATGCAATATTctaataaagatataaagaaaaagaacatgacCCCTCAACCAGTGTGGCAGACTTTGCCTGTGGATCAAGACATGTCAAATGTAACAGAAGTGAAAGTCGCCCAAAAAAGCCACAATAAATTTAAGGCAACTGACAAAAAGCAGACTGATATTCATCTGAAAAGCCAGGACTTTCTAACGAAGACAAATACTTCCAAAGACTTAAAAATGGCAATGGAAATGTCCTTTAATCCAATCAACTGTAACCCtgaaaataatgcaaaagaaagtgagttccctcttccacctccatctccacctTCTCCTCTACCTTCCAATTCATCAGCTGAAATTgaatttcctcttcctcctccacctcctttcATGATGTTGcctgaaaaaaatgtgtttcttcccTCACTGtccacagagaaaataaaggcTGAATTTGAGAATTTCCCaggcctccctcttcctccaccaCCAGAAGATGAGAAGTTTGAAAGAGAATGTCTAGCAATGTTTCCACCACCTCCCCCTCCGCCAGCTCCATCTCTAAAACCAGCacatctcctctcctcttctgttcAAGAAAAGCACAGTGGAGCATTCATACAATATTCCCAAGAAGAAGCCTCAAGCTCTCAGGCTAAAATCATAACAGGAAAATCTGGAGGACGTTTGCCACCTCCCACACTCCCCAAACCCAAATTTCCCAAGCAGATAGCAGATAAGAAGAATCATAGTTCCCCAAAAGTTGAATTGGAAAATTCACCACCAGATATGGAATGTAAAATTACTCCCTCAAAGGATCAGAAAAGAGTAATAATGGCAAGTAGCAGTGAACACATAGAGACAAAGCAGAACGTATCTAGAAAAAGTcttgataaaagaaaacaattatctATGGACTCTACAAGGTCTCTCTCACAGGCAGTTCCAGAAACTTCACCACCCAAGGAAAAACTGATAGCACCTCTTGTAAAATCCCATTCATTTCCAGCAGGTTCAGGACAGCAAAGTCCAAAACCTTATATGAGAAAATTTAAGACGCCTTTAATGATAGCTGAAGAAAAATACAGACAACAAAGAGAAGaacttgaaaaacagaaaaaacaggagAGTTCTTGCTACAACCTAGTCAAAACAGAAAGCCAAAATCAAAACGTATCAGAGTTGAAAAAGGAAGTGCTGTTACAAAAAACAAAGGAGGAGGTCCCCCTAGCTGGAATGGATTCAGGGGTCACTGTGGCTCAAACCAACCCAGTCTCTCAAAGTCTTTCTCAAGTACTAGGAGTGTGTACCGATAACCAGCTTTCCACAACACCAGCAGTGACATTCACTGCCAAGAGGCTCCAGCGTGTTCCAACAGCCTCAGAAGACAAAGATACCGTGAAAAAGGAAGTTTTGCAGAGCTCAAGGGACATGATCCAATCTAAATCAGCTCGTGAAATTAAACAGAGTCACCAAGAATGTAGGACACAGCAAACACAACAGAAGAAGTATCTGGAGCAGTTGCACTTGCCCCAAAGCAAACCAGTTTCCCCCAGTTTCAAAGTTAAAACCATCAAGCTTCCAACTCTAGACCGTAAGTTAAATGAAACAAGCCACAGCTCTGAAAGCCGTGAAAAGCAAGCTGAAGTTGATGTTCAAACCGTTACCAAACAACAGTACCAGGAAACcgagaaaacagaagcaaggaCTGAATGTAGCAATAAGCAATTGGTGGCTGAAAAATATTATCAGTTACCGACGAAGGAGAAGACAGTAACAGTAAAACTGCCTACAGAATCCACAGAGAAAAGCCATGAAAGTAAGCTCAATATATTTCATGAGAAGCAAAAAGAATTTAGAGAATCTGAGAGTGGGAAACTTCCAGGAAGTGAAGAAACAATTCAGGGACCACCAATGATTggtccaaagaaagaaaaactagtagttgaaagaaaacaagaacattTGAATAAATCAGCCCAGAAGGTAGTCAAACAAAAGGTTACTGGTGCACATCTTGATTCACAGACTCAGAATTTTCACCAAACATATATACAGACTTCTGAAAGTCAAGGTGAACAGAAAAAGTTGCCCCAGCCATGTAATAATCTGCAAGAAGAAAAATGTCTTGGCGTCAAGGGCATACAACAGAAACAAGTCTTTTCTAACACTAAAGATTCAAAGCAAGAGATGACACGGGACAAATCTTTATTTTCCTCAGTGAGAGAATCCCAGCAGGAAGATGGAAAATGTGCGGTAAATATATTGGAATTCTTGAGAAAACGTGAAGAACTACAACAGATTTTGTCTAGGGTAAAAGAGTTTGAAGCAGAGCCAGATAAAAATGGCATTAAAACATTTCAGATGCTCTTAAATATTATTCCAGTATGGCTattaagtgaagaaaaaagagaatatggACTTCGCATTGCTATGGAGAATAACatagaaaaaatcaaagaagaaataatgcaCATTAAAACTCAGGCAGAGGATAGGCTTGTGTCCTGTGAAAAGATAATTCAAACAGCCATGATATCCTCTAAAGCaggaaagcagagaaataaaGCTACTAGTGTTAATGAAACATTATCTAAAGTGTCTAATGCTGATGTCAGCTATAATAAAAACACTgagcagaaagaaaatacaattgtAGAAAAAACAGAGCACCACCAAGTAGCAACTCATCAAGAAGCAACTGCTCAGCATCATGTGAAAACCCATCAGGAAATTAAACTAGTTGATGCCAAGACTTCTCCTCCCTCTTTAAAAACACGCCCGCCATCACCAACTTTCATAACAATCGAGTCTACTGCACGGCCAACAGAAACCTCTGCTAAGGAGAAGCTTTCCCAGTCCCCTGAAAAGGACAGTTTTGCTGAACCATCACCAAGACTTGTGTCACAACCACCTAGAATTCTCAGAGCAAATACCTCCCCGTCTCCACCCAAGAGTCACTCTGAACAGCTTGTCAGACTCAAAGACACCACTGCGAAGTTATCCAGGGGGACCGTCCCAGGTTCATCCATAACCCCGGTTCCCATTGTAGAGAAGAGGACTGAGATCATCACATCTCCTGCAACACTTCGTCGTCAAATTAAGATAGAGGCTCGTGGTAGGGACTCTCCACCTACAATCACAATACCTATAAGTGTAAATCACGCTGATAGTGGTTCCTTCAGAGAATCCATGGAAGctcaagaggaagaaaggaaagtagGGAAAAGGGCGACTTACGTTCACAAAGATGGAGTAAATTCCACTAAGCGCAGAGTGCCAGATACTGTGAGTTTTGACGCAGTCGAAATCATCCGCCAAGTCGAAAAACCTCACCTATCAGAGCACGTGCAGAGGTATGAAGCCGCCAACCGGACTGCTCAAGTGGCTGAAAATGTCATGAATGaccatgaaaatgaaataaacagatgGTTCAGGGGATTTGAGGATGGCCTAGGTTTTGACGCAAAGTCAAATAGAAGAGTTTATGCAAATGGAGAAGCAAACCATAATATAAAACAAGAAAGTCGTACATTTTGTAAGGAGGAATTTGGATTATCATCTTTAGAAAGCGCTAGCTTTACCGGCTTTTCTCACAGTCATCCTAGAGAGCTGCAAGAAACGATGCCTGTTAAGCCGCCCAGCATCTGCTCTGAAACAAGATCTCTAAGTGAACTTTTCTCAGGTGTGGATGCATTTGAGAGTCAAGCTGTTGGGTCGAGGATGATGGTCTCTTCATCACAAGGCTCAGAAGCTGGCAGATCCGGCTTTGACTTCAAGCACGCCCCACCAACCTATGAGGATGTCATCGCTGGCcatattttagatgtttctgatTCACCTACAGAACTCAGGAGGAATTTTCAACAGACGTGGCAGGAGAgtgaaagagtttttaaaaacctggGATATGCAACCTCAGATGCTTCTGCAACCGAGATGAAAACCACCTTCCAAGAGGAATCTGCATTTATGAGTG aaactgcAACTCCAAGACAAGGAAATATGTATACTTTGTCAGAAGACGGTTTATCCAATGGAGTGCCTAGTAGCAGACAGGCAGAGTTTTCATAA